From a single Nicotiana tomentosiformis chromosome 2, ASM39032v3, whole genome shotgun sequence genomic region:
- the LOC104098059 gene encoding external alternative NAD(P)H-ubiquinone oxidoreductase B2, mitochondrial-like codes for MQGVTVIERFSRTFRDNPSLSKLLIVFTVSGGGLVAYSEAAKSYENPNSGELVEANNRKKKVVVLGTGWAGTSFLKNLKDPSYDVQVISPRNYFAFTPLLPSVTCGTVESRSVVEPIRNIIRKKHVDAYYWEAECVKIDPENKKVYCRSNLDTNGNGKEEFAVDYDYLVISVGARVNTFNIPGVEENTFFLKEVEDAQKIRRTVIDCFEKASLPTLSDEERKRLLHFVIVGGGPTGVEFAAQLHDFVNEDIVRLYPKVKDLVKITLLEATDHILNMFDKRITAFAEEKFQRDGIDVKTGSMVVKVGDKEISTKDVKRGDITSMPYGMAVWSTGIGTRPVIMEFMKHIGQGNRRVLATDEWLRVEGQNNVYALGDCATINQRKVMEDIAAIFHKADKDNSGTLTFKEFQEVLKDICERYPQVELYLKSKKMSNLADLLKESKGDGVKESVEVNIEDFKSALSQVDSEMKNLPATAQVASQQGVYLANCFNRMEECEKNPEGPLRFRGEGRHRFHPFRYRHLGQFAPLGGEQTAAQLPGDWVSIGHSTQWLWYSVYASKQVSWRTRALVVSDWVRRYIFGRDSSQI; via the exons ATGCAGGGAGTAACGGTGATCGAGAGATTTTCGAGAACTTTCCGTGATAATCCTTCGCTTTCTAAGCTGCTCATTGTTTTCACCGTCAG TGGTGGAGGTCTTGTGGCGTACTCTGAGGCAGCAAAATCATATGAGAATCCTAATTCTGGAGAGTTGGTTGAGGCCAACAACAGAAAAAAGAAAGTAGTTGTCCTTGGAACTGGCTGGGCAGGAACCAGTTTCTTGAAGAATTTGAAGGATCCTTCATATGATGTCCAAGTGATATCTCCAAGAAATTACTTCGCATTCACCCCTTTGCTGCCAAGTGTTACGTGTGGCACAGTGGAGAGTCGCAGCGTTGTTGAACCAATCCGCAACATTATCAGAAAG AAACATGTAGATGCCTACTACTGGGAAGCTGAATGTGTCAAAATTGATCCAGAAAACAAGAAAGTATATTGTCGATCAAATCTAGACACCAATGGGAATGGGAAGGAAGAGTTTGCTGTCGATTATGACTATCTTGTGATTTCCGTTGGAGCCCGTGTAAACACATTTAACATTCCTGGTGTTGAAGAGAACACCTTTTTCTTGAAG GAAGTAGAAGATGCTCAAAAGATCCGTAGAACTGTTATTGACTGTTTTGAGAAAGCAAGTCTGCCGACCCTCAGTGATGAGGAGAGAAAGAGACTGCTTCACTTTGTTATTGTTGGTGGTGGACCAACTGGTGTGGAGTTTGCGGCACAGCTTCACGACTTTGTCAATGAAGATATAGTTAGACTATATCCTAAAGTCAAAGATTTGGTGAAGATAACACTTCTTGAGGCAACAGATCATATTCTGAACAT GTTTGACAAGCGAATTACCGCTTTTGCTGAAGAAAAATTCCAGAGAGATGGTATTGATGTGAAAACAGGATCAATGGTTGTGAAGGTAGGAGATAAAGAAATTTCTACCAAGGATGTCAAACGGGGAGATATAACTTCAATGCCTTATGGAATGGCTGTCTGGTCAACTGGTATTGGAACTCGTCCAGTAATTATGGAATTTATGAAGCACATTGGTCAG GGTAACAGACGAGTGTTAGCAACTGATGAGTGGCTGCGTGTTGAGGGACAGAACAACGTATATGCACTTGGTGACTGTGCAACAATCAACCAGCGGAAAGTCATG GAAGATATTGCTGCTATATTTCATAAAGCAGACAAGGATAACTCTGGAACACTTACCTTCAAAGAATTTCAGGAAGTACTTAAAGACATATGTGAAAGATACCCGCAAGTAGAGCTTTACTTGAAAAGTAAAAAAATGAGTAATCTGGCCGATCTCTTGAAAGAATCAAAAGGAGATGGTGTTAAAGAATCAGTTGAGGTGAATATTGAAGATTTTAAATCAGCTCTGTCCCAAGTGGATTCTGAGATGAAGAATCTCCCAGCAACAGCTCAG GTTGCATCTCAGCAAGGTGTCTACTTAGCTAATTGCTTTAATCGTATGGAGGAATGTGAAAAAAATCCAGAAGGTCCTCTTCGATTTAGAGGAGAAGGTCGCCATCGCTTTCACCCATTCAG GTACCGACATTTGGGACAGTTTGCACCCTTGGGAGGAGAGCAAACAGCAGCACAGCTCCCAGGAGATTGGGTTTCAATTGGTCACAGCACTCAGTGGCTCTGGTATTCTGTGTATGCTAG CAAACAAGTTAGTTGGCGTACAAGGGCACTGGTTGTCTCTGACTGGGTAAGGCGGTACATTTTTGGAAGAGACTCGAGCCAGATTTAA
- the LOC117277173 gene encoding heat stress transcription factor A-7b-like — MGSDKGKGKMTNNIGELLEEWYEDEGLEDVQIDISMLENDDYQGENTSNEGFHGRATGAHQHSFGVRNSRRNLQKRACPFLLKIYEMLADIQFNPLISWNDNGTSFIIHDCHKFAAEVLPRFFRHNNISSFICQLNCYGFRKISWDKFEFQHECFQRGKGQWLKNIKRKGSRKSEMNQQPQEQGIDETVAVTMEKEIEEIREEQNAMREEIIMLQQQLNILEKEMEDNTKQARNHVSSKKAKILKYLLDPLFECIGELGRSEVAQGLEEDDEIEDGVEKRKKQVEEELQGKNEGSKKIAVAGVSDFKSDSDLRKMLMDEMDMNNLAQEQPDNFLESEEQAEGSSFWIDYVKQLDHN, encoded by the exons ATGGGATCAgacaaaggaaaaggaaaaatgaCAAATAATATCGGTGAATTACTCGAAGAATGGTATGAAGATGAAGGGCTAGAAGATGTACAAATAGACATATCAATGCTAGAAAATGATGATTATCAAGGTGAAAACACAAGCAATGAAGGATTTCATGGCCGTGCTACTGGTGCTCATCAACATAGTTTTGGAGTCAGGAATTCGCGTCGCAATTTGCAAAAACGTGCATGTCCATTTCTGTTAAAGATTTATGAAATGCTTGCTGATATTCAGTTCAATCCCTTGATTTCTTGGAATGATAATGGTACCAGCTTTATTATCCATGATTGTCATAAATTTGCTGCTGAAGTTCTCCCCCGCTTTTTCCGCCATAACAATATCTCTAGCTTCATCTGCCAACTCAACTGCTAT GGATTCAGGAAAATAAGTTGGGACAAATTTGAGTTTCAGCATGAATGTTTCCAGAGAGGAAAAGGACAGTGGTTGAAGAATATCAAGAGGAAGGGTAGTAGAAAATCCGAAATGAATCAGCAGCCACAAGAGCAAGGTATTGACGAAACGGTTGCAGTTACAATGGAGAAGGAAATTGAAGAAATCAGAGAAGAGCAAAATGCAATGAGGGAAGAAATCATAATGCTACAACAGCAGCTAAACATACTAGAGAAAGAGATGGAAGATAATACTAAGCAAGCTCGGAACCATGTCTCCTCCAAGAAAGCCAAAATTCTCAAGTATTTGTTGGACCCTTTGTTTGAGTGTATAGGAGAGCTTGGTAGAAGTGAAGTAGCACAGGGACTCGAGGAGGATGATGAGATAGAAGATGGTGTTGAAAAAAGGAAAAAGCAAGTTGAAGAAGAGTTGCAGGGAAAGAATGAAGGAAGCAAGAAGATTGCAGTTGCAGGTGTTTCAGATTTTAAATCTGATTCGGATTTGAGGAAGATGCTTATGGATGAGATGGACATGAACAATTTGGCTCAAGAGCAACCTGATAATTTCCTGGAGTCGGAGGAACAGGCCGAAGGTTCATCTTTTTGGATTGATTATGTGAAACAGCTAGATCACAATTGA